One Halioglobus japonicus DNA segment encodes these proteins:
- a CDS encoding ABC transporter substrate-binding protein, translating into MFRQIFLSLLFALVVIPAQAAGVLIVGLSADYPPLHFKQDGKIYGVEPDNARAVGKILNMRVELVELPFEELLPALDAGDIDVIMSGISITDARLEKMRFSEPYLKVGQMPILHQSKLGTHSQPWAIYREGVRVGVEPYTTGARFAEANLENAKLKYFDNPDAAFDGLRADEIDLYLHDAPTSWQLANAPENGDLISLYTPLTEEVLAWVVQKDNAALEQELNRALELMRANGSLQYILNRWIPVSIEVAN; encoded by the coding sequence ATGTTCAGACAGATCTTCCTCAGCCTTCTTTTCGCACTCGTGGTGATTCCCGCCCAGGCAGCGGGCGTGCTCATAGTGGGCTTATCCGCAGACTACCCACCGCTGCATTTCAAACAGGATGGGAAAATCTATGGGGTGGAACCCGACAATGCGCGCGCTGTGGGCAAAATACTCAATATGCGCGTTGAACTGGTTGAGCTGCCCTTTGAGGAGCTGTTGCCAGCTCTCGACGCGGGCGACATTGACGTCATTATGTCTGGCATCAGCATCACCGACGCGCGTCTGGAGAAGATGCGCTTCAGCGAGCCGTACTTGAAGGTAGGGCAGATGCCCATTCTGCACCAGAGTAAGCTTGGGACGCACTCGCAGCCATGGGCGATCTACCGCGAGGGCGTGCGCGTGGGTGTTGAGCCCTATACCACCGGGGCCCGTTTTGCTGAAGCCAATCTCGAAAATGCCAAGCTTAAATACTTCGATAACCCGGACGCGGCGTTCGATGGCCTGCGCGCCGACGAGATTGACCTCTACCTACACGATGCCCCCACCAGTTGGCAGCTGGCCAATGCGCCGGAAAATGGTGACCTCATCAGTCTCTATACGCCATTGACGGAAGAGGTGCTGGCCTGGGTGGTGCAGAAGGATAATGCTGCGCTGGAGCAGGAGTTGAACCGCGCGCTTGAGTTAATGAGGGCCAACGGCAGCCTGCAGTACATTCTCAACCGCTGGATTCCGGTGAGTATTGAGGTTGCCAACTAG
- a CDS encoding YbjN domain-containing protein yields the protein MSETSKIDRNLLQDWLRQSRVDFHVCSNCEGLHIEALRDIEGLIDSRLFLEPWGLLLTSELEIRPMALLPLAADLGRLNMEYPTLKLFQDVVDDATPQLVVAGVLPAGAGLTLEQVANFLSIVIGATRQIADECLRLDYLFAQAGNAQPGSNALH from the coding sequence TTGAGTGAAACCAGCAAAATCGACCGCAATCTACTCCAGGATTGGCTGCGCCAGTCCAGAGTTGATTTCCATGTCTGCAGCAACTGCGAAGGGCTGCACATCGAGGCACTGCGAGATATTGAGGGCTTGATCGATAGCCGGCTGTTTCTGGAACCCTGGGGTTTATTGCTGACCAGCGAGCTTGAAATACGCCCGATGGCGCTGTTGCCACTGGCCGCCGACCTGGGCCGCCTGAATATGGAGTACCCCACACTGAAACTGTTTCAGGACGTGGTCGACGATGCAACACCACAGCTGGTGGTTGCCGGCGTGCTGCCCGCTGGCGCGGGACTCACCCTCGAGCAGGTCGCCAACTTTCTCTCCATCGTCATTGGTGCAACCCGACAGATCGCCGACGAGTGTCTGCGCCTTGACTACCTCTTTGCCCAGGCTGGCAATGCCCAGCCCGGCTCCAACGCACTTCACTGA
- a CDS encoding nuclear transport factor 2 family protein: MSAENNKNHVFAFYQTVAQREGDTPLPMAKYFSENAEWRLPRSSPMHGKLKGLEAIAGLFGGAVDDYYQPGSMQYDYHAVIADADFVVMQFTLKAVTANGQDYENDYCLLYRFEDGLISEVREFFDTATLFAVQPPDYG; this comes from the coding sequence ATGAGCGCAGAAAATAATAAAAATCACGTATTCGCCTTCTACCAGACTGTGGCCCAGCGCGAGGGAGACACCCCGCTGCCCATGGCCAAATACTTCAGCGAGAACGCCGAATGGCGCCTGCCCCGCAGCAGCCCTATGCACGGCAAACTCAAGGGACTGGAAGCCATCGCCGGCTTGTTTGGCGGCGCCGTGGACGATTACTACCAGCCTGGCTCCATGCAGTACGACTATCACGCCGTCATCGCCGATGCGGATTTCGTTGTCATGCAGTTCACCCTCAAGGCAGTGACCGCCAACGGCCAGGACTACGAGAACGACTACTGCCTGCTGTACCGCTTCGAGGATGGCCTGATCAGCGAGGTTCGCGAGTTCTTCGACACCGCCACGCTGTTCGCCGTTCAGCCGCCTGATTACGGCTAG
- a CDS encoding class I adenylate-forming enzyme family protein encodes MSVNGAAVSAKKAELTASGAFFEVGPIEVEGREYQGYKHAPATALEVLNNARNHGALDFLVYEDSRYTYTRLFAEADALAAQLQGDYEIEKGDRVAIAMRNNAEWMITYCAATLIGAIVVPINSWGKREELEYAISDCKASLLVCDEARFHLIEADYAALNISAIVVPTSADFQRPSEVALFDDVVSAGEDQSYTAPNISPDDGAIILYTSGSTGFPKGVLHRHRSIGQALMNMMFLGLLVAEFEGGPREYRGGAERETPMLTVPLFHATGLLGGFYLPMMLGQKVVMMYKWDSSQALALIEQERVTGVSTVPAILQDLLNNPDFERYDTSSLMRISAAGAATPAGLPELIDARIEDPSRSAGYGMTETMAVGATMSGALFDFRPDSAGVISPIMEMRFVAANGEETASGEPGEIQMRGICCTQGYWEKPDANADTFSKDGWMSTGDVGKLDEEGFLYITGRIKEIVIRGGENIFPGEIEQAAYELSSVREVVVFGEPDEAMGEEMVMVAFPEPDSGLEEATLRDFLKGRLAGYKVPRTIVLSDSALPRNASEKLHKLKVKEAYLGN; translated from the coding sequence ATGTCCGTTAATGGTGCTGCCGTTTCCGCCAAAAAAGCGGAGCTCACCGCCTCTGGCGCCTTTTTTGAGGTAGGCCCTATCGAGGTCGAAGGTAGGGAATACCAGGGCTACAAGCACGCCCCCGCCACTGCGCTGGAAGTGCTCAACAACGCCCGCAACCACGGTGCCCTGGACTTTCTGGTCTATGAGGATAGCCGCTACACCTATACACGTCTTTTTGCCGAGGCCGATGCGCTGGCCGCCCAGCTACAGGGCGACTACGAAATCGAAAAAGGCGACCGCGTTGCAATCGCCATGCGCAACAACGCCGAGTGGATGATCACATACTGCGCAGCCACACTGATTGGCGCCATTGTTGTGCCGATTAACAGCTGGGGTAAGCGCGAAGAACTCGAATACGCGATTTCTGATTGCAAGGCCTCACTGCTGGTGTGCGACGAAGCGCGCTTCCACTTGATTGAAGCTGACTACGCAGCGCTGAACATTTCTGCGATTGTCGTGCCGACCAGCGCTGACTTTCAGCGCCCCAGCGAGGTAGCCCTGTTCGACGATGTGGTGAGCGCAGGGGAAGACCAAAGCTATACAGCGCCGAATATTTCGCCAGACGATGGTGCGATTATTCTCTATACCTCCGGTAGCACTGGCTTCCCCAAAGGCGTACTCCACCGTCACCGCAGCATTGGGCAGGCACTGATGAACATGATGTTTCTCGGTCTGCTTGTCGCAGAGTTCGAAGGAGGCCCACGGGAGTATCGCGGTGGCGCCGAGCGTGAGACGCCCATGCTGACAGTGCCCCTGTTCCACGCCACCGGCTTGCTGGGCGGTTTCTACCTGCCCATGATGCTGGGCCAGAAAGTGGTCATGATGTACAAGTGGGACAGCAGTCAGGCACTGGCGCTGATTGAGCAGGAGCGCGTCACGGGTGTTTCAACCGTTCCGGCTATTCTGCAGGACCTATTGAACAACCCAGACTTTGAACGATACGACACCAGCTCGCTGATGCGCATTAGCGCTGCGGGCGCAGCAACACCCGCAGGCCTGCCCGAGCTGATTGATGCCCGGATCGAAGATCCAAGCCGCTCAGCTGGCTATGGCATGACCGAGACCATGGCCGTGGGTGCGACCATGAGCGGCGCCCTGTTTGATTTTCGTCCCGACAGCGCCGGCGTGATCTCCCCGATCATGGAGATGCGCTTCGTGGCTGCGAACGGTGAAGAAACGGCAAGCGGCGAACCCGGTGAAATTCAGATGCGGGGCATTTGCTGCACCCAGGGCTACTGGGAAAAACCCGACGCCAATGCCGACACCTTTTCCAAGGACGGCTGGATGAGCACCGGCGATGTGGGCAAGCTCGATGAAGAGGGATTTCTGTACATAACCGGACGGATCAAAGAAATCGTGATCCGCGGCGGTGAGAACATTTTCCCGGGCGAGATCGAGCAGGCCGCGTATGAATTATCGTCCGTCCGAGAAGTGGTCGTATTCGGCGAACCCGATGAGGCCATGGGTGAGGAAATGGTCATGGTCGCCTTCCCGGAACCCGATTCCGGCCTGGAAGAGGCGACATTGAGAGATTTCCTCAAAGGCCGTCTCGCGGGCTATAAGGTGCCACGCACCATTGTCCTAAGCGATTCTGCCCTGCCTCGCAATGCCAGCGAGAAACTGCACAAACTCAAGGTCAAAGAGGCCTATCTCGGCAACTGA
- a CDS encoding AMP-binding protein translates to MKLTLENRDDRLLGKILGTQAEHNGDTRFLVTDDVTITFAEADAQTNCLANGLRSLGIGPGDRVVLLLSNCPELVLLTLAINKLGAIWVPINTDYKGEWLADAIVGSKPALVVTDTGLAPRLADICDALGDVQYALLGDASASLLPGAVSYQSLLGHAPLQPDYSQQNCSDTCAILWTSGTTGKSKGVMQSHNNWIRAIVEGASIPYDSAPDDVIYCPLPLYNSGAWITCVYRALIEGIPCVLEQRFSVSTFWERINHFGATQVFAIGAMGSFLMNAPASADDASNTLRKAQIVPMAPQLWTAFEQRFGVELITSGLGMSECLLIMNHNNCDSDVPSYALGLPTDDLDLKLCDEEGREVAPGTPGEICIRAKQPNALFNGYFDNPQADAASFRGDWFMTGDLARFDPESGAYFFADRKKDAVRFAGRNISTLEVESVVRRHPDIADVAAFGIPAAENSNEDELKLALILKPKSKLSPEALCQFINDNAPYFFVPRYIDFATSLPYTPTQKVQKFALRQQGNSASTWDLKNSSFKVSR, encoded by the coding sequence ATGAAGCTCACTCTGGAGAACCGCGACGATCGCCTGCTAGGCAAAATCCTGGGCACCCAGGCTGAGCACAACGGCGACACGCGCTTCCTTGTTACCGACGACGTCACCATCACCTTCGCCGAGGCGGATGCACAGACCAATTGCCTTGCGAATGGACTGCGAAGTCTTGGCATAGGCCCGGGTGATCGGGTAGTGCTTCTGCTGTCAAACTGCCCCGAGCTGGTACTGCTGACACTGGCCATCAATAAGCTGGGAGCTATATGGGTTCCGATTAACACGGACTACAAAGGCGAATGGCTGGCCGACGCCATTGTCGGCAGTAAGCCGGCGCTGGTTGTTACTGACACCGGCCTGGCGCCAAGACTGGCGGATATTTGCGACGCACTGGGCGACGTTCAGTATGCGCTGCTGGGGGATGCGTCAGCATCGCTGCTCCCCGGCGCCGTCAGCTACCAATCACTGCTGGGACACGCACCGCTGCAACCAGACTACAGCCAGCAGAACTGCTCAGATACCTGCGCCATTCTGTGGACTTCCGGCACCACCGGTAAATCCAAAGGCGTCATGCAGAGTCACAACAACTGGATTCGGGCCATTGTGGAGGGAGCCTCCATTCCCTACGACTCCGCGCCGGACGATGTTATCTACTGCCCCCTACCCCTCTATAACTCGGGAGCATGGATTACCTGCGTTTATCGCGCGCTGATTGAAGGTATCCCCTGCGTTCTGGAACAGAGGTTTTCCGTCAGCACATTCTGGGAGCGTATTAATCACTTCGGTGCCACCCAGGTGTTCGCCATCGGCGCCATGGGCAGTTTTCTCATGAACGCCCCAGCCAGCGCCGACGACGCCAGCAATACCTTGCGCAAAGCCCAGATTGTGCCCATGGCGCCGCAGCTGTGGACAGCCTTTGAGCAACGCTTCGGCGTCGAGCTGATAACCTCGGGGCTGGGCATGAGCGAATGCCTGCTGATCATGAATCACAATAACTGCGATTCGGACGTGCCCTCCTACGCGCTGGGGCTGCCCACCGACGATCTGGACCTCAAACTGTGCGATGAAGAGGGTCGCGAGGTCGCACCAGGCACGCCCGGCGAAATTTGTATTCGGGCCAAACAACCGAACGCGCTGTTCAATGGCTACTTCGACAACCCACAAGCGGATGCCGCGAGCTTTCGGGGTGACTGGTTTATGACTGGCGACCTGGCCAGATTCGATCCCGAGAGCGGCGCTTACTTTTTTGCCGATCGCAAGAAAGATGCCGTGCGTTTTGCGGGCCGTAATATCTCAACACTGGAAGTAGAGAGTGTGGTGCGCCGCCATCCCGATATTGCCGACGTGGCTGCATTCGGTATTCCCGCGGCGGAAAACAGCAATGAAGACGAGCTCAAGCTGGCCCTGATTCTGAAGCCGAAAAGCAAACTTTCTCCTGAGGCGCTGTGTCAGTTCATCAATGAC